Proteins from a genomic interval of Lolium perenne isolate Kyuss_39 chromosome 1, Kyuss_2.0, whole genome shotgun sequence:
- the LOC127323216 gene encoding cell division protein FtsZ homolog 2-2, chloroplastic, giving the protein MSFSTGLGCASAHHPVHHLDPPLAGKPFLGVSATHFQRKMRSSGCPGRFGCSANPRQPGPRRTAKETMYDLHPEISMLYGEENGAVAAPSKDLGIGKATETSRDNTPISYRYNEPRIKVIGVGGAGSNAVNRMIESSMKGVEFWIVNTDFQAMRMSPIDPANRLPIGQELTRGLGAGGNPEIGMNAAKESQELVEQAVAGADMVFVTAGMGGGTGTGGAPVIAGIAKSMGILTVGIVTTPFSFEGRRRALQAQEGIAALRSNVDTLIVIPNDKLLTAVSPNTPVTEAFNLADDILRQGVRGISDIITVPGLVNVDFADVRSVMSDAGSSLMGIGTATGKTRARDAALNAIQSPLLDIGIERATGIVWNITGGTDLTLTEVNAAAEVIYDLVDPGANLIFGSVIDPSYTGQVSITLIATGFKRQEEGEGRPAQAGGDNNRGRNTRFSSSSQDEGPKLQIPEFLQRKGRSGFSRG; this is encoded by the exons ATGAGCTTCTCCACTGGTCTTGGGTGTGCCAGTGCACACCACCCGGTGCACCATCTGGATCCGCCGCTGGCCGGGAAGCCATTTCTTGGTGTCAGTGCGACGCACTTCCAGAGAAAGATGCGGTCTTCCGGCTGCCCTGGTCGATTCGGGTGCTCGGCGAACCCGCGTCAGCCTGGGCCACGGCGCACCGCCAAGGAAACCATGTACGACCTCCACCCCGAGATCTCGATGCTGTATGGAGAGGAAAATGGTGCGGTTGCTGCCCCGAGCAAGGACCTGGGTATCGGAAAGGCCACCGAAACCTCACGAGACAACACTCCTATCTCCTACCGCTACAACGAGCCCCGGATTAAAGTCATTGGCGTTGGGGGTGCCGGCTCCAATGCTGTGAACAGGATGATTGAGAGCTCCATGAAGGGGGTGGAATTCTGGATCGTGAACACTGATTTCCAGGCTATGAGGATGTCCCCCATTGATCCGGCAAATAGGTTACCCATCGGGCAGGAACTGACAAGAGGTCTTGGTGCTGGTGGGAACCCGGAAATTGGTATGAATGCAGCCAAGGAAAGCCAGGAGTTGGTGGAACAGGCAGTCGCTGGAGCTGATATGGTTTTTGTGACG GCTGGAATGGGAGGGGGAACAGGCACTGGCGGGGCACCCGTTATAGCAGGGATCGCAAAGTCTATGGGCATATTAACTGTTGGAATTGTGACAACTCCATTTTCATTTGAGGGAAGAAGGCGGGCACTTCAGGCACAAGAAGGAATTGCAGCCTTGAGAAGCAATGTTGATACACTGATTGTAATCCCAAATGACAAGTTACtcactgctgtttctccaaatacTCCTGTGACAGAAGCATTCAATTTGGCAGATGATATTCTCCGGCAAGGTGTCCGTGGAATCTCAGATATCATCACT GTGCCAGGTTTGGTCAACGTTGACTTCGCTGATGTACGATCGGTTATGTCAGATGCAGGTTCATCCTTGATGGGGATTGGGACAGCAACAG GTAAGACACGAGCAAGAGATGCTGCACTCAATGCGATACAGTCCCCTCTACTTGACATTGGTATTGAAAGAGCAACAGGAATCGTGTGGAATATCACTGGAGGGACTGACCTAACATTGACAGAG GTGAATGCAGCAGCTGAAGTGATATATGATCTTGTTGATCCTGGTGCAAATCTAATTTTTGGCTCTGTTATAGACCCATCATACACTGGCCAG GTGAGCATAACTTTGATTGCAACTGGATTCAAGCGCCAGGAGGAAGGCGAAGGCCGACCTGCGCAG GCTGGAGGTGACAACAACCGTGGTCGCAACACTCGGTTTTCTTCGTCCTCCCAGGATGAAGGCCCAAAGCTGCAGATTCCGGAGTTCCTACAGAGGAAAGGGCGTTCAGGGTTTTCCAGAGGCTGA